Proteins encoded within one genomic window of Cyprinus carpio isolate SPL01 chromosome B22, ASM1834038v1, whole genome shotgun sequence:
- the LOC109052800 gene encoding oxysterol-binding protein-related protein 1-like isoform X4 produces the protein MEELDPEERFLRDARNGNLEGIQELLMSKIKEEAEIDINCKGKSKSNHGWTPLHLACYFGHKDVVEALLKAGADANLPNNVGDTPLHKAAFTGRNEVVMLLLQYDACASVINGMAQIPKDITQSAEIKSMLEAAERTEERKLEEQLLEAAREGAISTLTRLLNMKKPPNINCTDLLGNTPLHCAAYRGQKQCAVKLLQHKANPNIKNKNDQTVFDLANDAEMKQIITGNVMKGMTRHVKMFEGPLWKSSRFFGWHSYWVVLQDGVLSWYPKQSDADSNTQRQGCKPLTQAQCIIKAKDNSYFTIKCFDNSVHHFKVSQKNNPEATRKMWLEAIEEHSAFSTHYCSQDPDSEEEDDNVVSVHELSDSFQRAEACHQRLETEMLALLSMVKEDGLAERLPAAIVQKLKEVCEASSETCSSLHQCLGLFSKQEGARSVKLKQEVEKNKILSEALQTLATEHHELEQSVVKGSSPRSVLSGDEFYDALSDSDSEPSLSGCDEDEEDFKSVLYCSISSNLSGRMSQDDRRGEEEDNDEVATVNGVRKHRSSLPAPMFSRNDFSIWSILRKCIGMELSKITMPVIFNEPLSFLQRLTEYMEHTNLIHQANASDDSIERMKCVAAFAVSAVASQWERTGKPFNPLLGETYELVRDDLGFRLISEQVSHHPPVSAFHAEGLQKDFVFHGSIYPKLKFWGKSVEAEPKGIITLELPKHNEAYTWMNPTCCVHNIIVGQLWIEQYGNVEVINHRTGEKCCLSFKPCGLFGKELHKVEGYILDKRKKKVCNLYGKWTECMYTVDTATFETHKKNDKKASEDKKSSKQSSDSEETLQSGGDLLEVIPGSQLLWRIAPRPVNSVQMYNFTTFAMQLNELDKEIEAVIPKTDSRLRPDIRAMENGDIDLASEEKKRLEEKQRAARKNRSKSDDEWKTRNVALGPRWFHQGPNPHNGSQDWLFSSGYWDRDYSQVPDIY, from the exons ATGGAGGAGCTGGATCCAGAGGAGCGGTTCCTCAGGGACGCCAGGAACGGGAACCTAGAAGGGATACAGGAGCTTTTGATGTCCAAGATAAAGGAGGAGGCCGAAATCGACATCAACTGCAAGG GCAAGAGCAAATCTAATCATGGCTGGACTCCCCTTCATCTGGCCTGCTACTTTGGACACAAGGATGTTGTTGAGGCCTTATTGAAG GCAGGAGCAGATGCCAATTTGCCAAATAATGTCGGAGACACACCTCTCCATAAAGCAGCATTCACTGGGAGAAAT GAGGTTGTAATGTTGCTTCTTCAGTACGACGCTTGTGCTTCTGTCATCAACGGGATGGCCCAGATACCTAAAGACATTACCCAGAGTGCTGAGATTAAAAGCATGTTGGAGG CTGCTGAGAGGACTGAAGAGAGGAAACTAGAGGAGCAGCTGCTGGAGGCGGCGCGAGAAGGAGCCATATCTACCCTCACAAGACTG CTAAACATGAAGAAACCCCCGAACATAAATTGCACTGACTTGTTGGGAAACACACCTCTGCACTGCGCCGCTTACAGAGGCCAGAAACAGTGTGCCGTCAAACTCCTGCAGCACAAGGCCAACCCCAACATCAAGAACAAAAACG ATCAGACTGTTTTTGATTTGGCTAACGATGCAGAAATGAAGCAGATCATTACTGGAAATGTTATGAAA GGCATGACGCGACATGTTAAAATGTTCGAGGGGCCTCTTTGGaag agTTCAAGGTTTTTCGGCTGGCACTCCTACTGGGTAGTTCTTCAGGATGGAGTCTTGTCATGGTACCCTAAACA GTCAGATGCAGATTCAAACACACAACGGCAAGGTTGCAAACCACTAACACAAGCGCAGTGCATA ATTAAAGCGAAAGATAACAGCTATTTCACCATCAAGTGCTTTGACAACAGTGTGCACCATTTCAAAGTGTCACAGAAGAACAACCCCGAAGCCACCAGAAAA ATGTGGCTGGAGGCCATAGAGGAACATTCAGCCTTCAGCACGCATTACTGCTCACAAGACCCAGACAGCGAGGAAGAGGACGACAACGTTGTGTCTGTACATGAGCTTTCTGACTCATTTCAG CGGGCCGAGGCGTGCCATCAGAGACTGGAGACAGAGATGCTGGCCCTCCTGTCCATGGTCAAAGAAGATGGCCTGGCCGAAC GACTCCCTGCAGCCATCGTTCAGAAGCTGAAGGAGGTTTGTGAAGCCTCCAGTGAAACCTGCTCCTCACTGCACCAGTGTCTGGGGCTTTTTTCCAAACAGGAAGGA GCACGCAGTGTGAAACTGAAACAGGAAGTGGAGAAGAATAAAATCCTGTCGGAGGCTCTGCAGACGCTGGCGACTGAACATCATGAGCTGGAGCAGTCGGTGGTCAAAGGATCGTCGCCCCGCAGCGTCCTCAGCGGAGACGAGTTCTACGACGCTCTGTCCG ATTCGGACTCTGAGCCCTCGCTGAGCGGTTGTGACGAAGACGAAGAGGACTTCAAGTCCGTGCTCTACTGCAGCATCTCAAGTAATCTCAGCGGCAGGATGTCCCAGGATGACCGTCGTGGAGAGGAAGAGGACAATGATGAGGTGGCCACAGTGAACGGAGTGAGGAAGCACAG GTCAAGTTTACCAGCACCCATGTTCTCCAGAAATGACTTCAGCATCTGGAGCATACTGAGGAAGTGCATTGGGATG GAGCTGTCTAAGATCACCATGCCtgttatttttaatgagccgCTGAGCTTTCTACAAAGACTAACAGAATATATGGAGCACACAAACCTCATCCATCAGGCCAATGCTTCAGACGACTCTATTGAGAGAATGAag TGTGTGGCTGCGTTTGCTGTATCAGCCGTGGCGTCTCAGTGGGAAAGGACGGGTAAACCCTTCAACCCCCTGCTAGGAGAAACGTATGAGCTAGTCAG GGATGATCTCGGTTTCCGGCTGATTTCAGAACAAGTGAGCCACCATCCTCCCGTCAGCGCCTTTCACGCAGAGGGTTTGCAGAAGGACTTTGTGTTTCATGGCTCAATCTACCCCAAACTGAAGTTCTGGGGCAAAAGTGTGGAGGCCGAACCTAAAGGCATCATCACTCTAGAACTTCCCAA GCATAATGAGGCATACACATGGATGAACCCCACGTGTTGTGTGCACAACATCATCGTGGGACAGCTGTGGATCGAACAGTACGGCAATGTGGAGGTTATCAACCACAG AACTGGTGAAAAATGCTGCCTGAGTTTCAAACCGTGTGGCCTTTTTGGCAAAGAATTACATAAGGTTGAAGGCTACATCCTGGACAAGAG aaaaaagaaagtgtgcAACCTTTATGGGAAATGGACGGAGTGCATGTACACAGTCGACACCGCTACATTTGAAACTCACAAGAAGAACGATAAGAAAGCATCGGAAGACAAGAAAAGCAGTAAACAg TCATCAGACTCAGAAGAAACACTTCAGTCAGGAGGAGATTTACTGGAGGTGATCCCAGGAAGTCAGCTGCTCTGGAGAATAGCACCTAGACCAGTCAACTCTGTCCAG ATGTACAACTTCACTACATTCGCAATGCAGCTCAATGAGCTGGACAAAGAGATTGAAGCGGTCATCCCGAAAACGGACAGCAGACTGAGGCCGGACATACGAGCCATGGAGAACGGAGACATCG ACCTGGCCAGTGAGGAGAAGAAGAGATTGGAGGAGAAACAGAGGGCGGCACGTAAGAACCGCTCTAAGTCGGATGATGAGTGGAAGACGAG AAACGTCGCCTTGGGCCCCAG GTGGTTTCATCAAGGTCCAAATCCACACAATGGCTCTCAGGACTGGCTGTTCTCCAGTGGCTACTGGGACCGTGATTATTCTCAAGTACCGGACATCTACTGA